The DNA window CAAGTTTCTCCAAACTCACCTTGTAGCTATGCCctctaatacaggcagcatctCAGTGAATCTCTTCGGCACCCCCTCCATGGTTtacatgtccttcctgtagttgggtgaccggaactgcacacaatactgacCAAAGTTTCATACAGCTGCTATGTGACTTCCTTACTcttgtattcagtgccctgaccagtgaaggcaagcatgccgtgGGCCACCCTTACCACACTATCCACTGGTATAGGGCCATGTTCAGGaaggaaagttggcaagttaACTTTCCATATTGCTACTTGGCTGAAAGAGATATTTTGTTGGTTGGAACTTGGGACAGTAGATAAACAAGCCATACCTTCTTTGTATTCCAGTAGATGCAGAAACCTGCTTTACCTGGAGTCCTCCAGTCCAACCTCGTCATTCTTGTGGTGCTCTTCAGAGTTAGCGGGAGCCACTTTTCAGTGTGAGTGTAGGAGGGCTGACAGTGCGAGAGCTTGGCTTTGCACGTTTTAAGAGTTGAATGTTGAAATGGTGAAATTGGGTTATTTTTGATCTTGAACTTGCCGTGGCCAAAGTTGGAGAGGAAGATGGCCAGTTGCAAACCCAAGAGTGTTTTCTTTTCGTATGGAAATGTTGTATTCCACTAACAGATTTCCTTCTTTTCTCCGCCAGGTCAGAAGATTGATTTAGATGGCTGGGGCCCAGTGGAACTGGCAGCTGTGATAGCTGGCCCAGTGTTCCTTTTGTGCGTGGTGCTGATGGTGGCTGTATTCCTGTGCCATTACCACCACCAGCGAGCCTACCATGACCGCAACCAGCTGGACATGGAGGAGCCTTCCTGCGACCACATGTACATCTCCGAGGGAAAGTCACTGAAGGACCTCATGTTTGATATGACTACCTCTGGATCTGGATCTGGTAAGGAGGGCCAGGTGGGGGTGGGCTGTATTGGTCTCTTAATTCCTGCTACAGGTTCCCGTTCCAGAATAGTCAATAAATAGTTTACCTACCCAGCTACTGATTTCTCTAGCGAGACAGCagagactgaagatgctggaatccagagcaacacacaatctgctgaTGGAACTCTGATACAAACTTGCCTGTCCAAACTTTCCTCTTAACAACCTCTGCCCAGGGATCAAGTCgagtaaaccttctctgaactgtCTCTGGCAAGCATGTAACGTTGCACATTTAATAGTAATTTAAAATTTAAACACCCAGGTTTACTAGTTGTCTTGTTCATCCACTGGTCCCACCCCGCTGCTTTTGTCAACCAATTCCCCACCCAGCCACCAAGCTCACTGTGACTATGAATTTTACCACCCAGTTAGTTTGAGATGTAGAAAGGAAAGGTTGTTTGTGCTGATCCTATTCACCCCATTACTTGCCCCTCTGCACCAGTGTAGTGAACGTCTCACTAGAACTACTGGGGGGGTGGGGCTGCCCTAACAGAGGTAATGTTTCTTAAGTAAGGTGTTAAAATGAAGTCCCATCATGGTGACAGATGCCATGACACAGACTGACTTTCTCTCTGGTATCCTGGCCAGTACTAGTCCCTCAGTATCACCAAAGATGATGTGGCCATTATCACATTCCTATTGTGAGATCTTGCTACCTGTGAATTGGCTGCTCCGTCTCCTATGTTACAGCAGTGACCATACCCCAAGTATTTTATTGACTGTAATAGGATTTTGATGTTCTATTACATCatccttctatagatgtatggtggagagtatcctgactggtcgcatcacggcctggtgtggaaacaccaatgcccaggaatggaaaagcctacagaaagtggtggatatggcccagtccatcacaggcaaagcccttctcaccacctgagcacatttacaaggagcactgccacaagaaagcagcatccattgtcaaggacccccaccatccaggccaggctctcttctcactgctgccatcgggaagaaggtgcaggagccttgggtctcacaccaccaggttcaggaacagttattatcccacagccatcaggctcctgaaccaacgtggataacttcactcaccagaactctgaactggttccacaTCCTTTCAAGGATTTGTTCTCAGTATCATCATttttatttgcacgatttgtcgtCTTTTGTTTGCCGGTCTTTATTTATGAAgaggtttttcataaattctattgtattttatttttctgtgaatgcctgcaagaaaatgaatctggagGTAGTATGTGATGACATGTACTTTGATTGTATTTTGACTTTGTGCTTGAAACACCCTTTTCTTAAAAAAACAGTcaacggttacagggagaatggggttgagagggataatatatcagctgtgatcaaatggtggagcggGCGGTCGGTAGGTGGGTCCCGTGGGTTTGAGGCGTCCCCCACTGCTGTGTGATCAGATCTATCCCAGTTATGAAAGGTGCCTCTGTCACACGGCTTCCATCGGTGCCAGGTCTCCACTCTTCCCTTCTCCCTTTTAACCCCCACAATGTTTCCAGATCCCAGTCTCTCCTGCCACTGCTGACACTTGTCATTGCCCTTGCAGTAGCCCAGTCTTTTGCATGAAGAAGCAGATGGTGAATGCGGTTGGCTATTTGCCCATGGGGTGATGTCACTGTTGTCGAGGTTATTCTCGTATGCACAAGTGCATGTGTGCACAGGTACAATGGAAGAACTTGTGCAGCAGCACCACAACCACATGGTACCAGATAAGCAGCAGTCACAAGAAAAGATTATACATAATTTTTACAAGAAGGAATTAATTGGAGCAAAAAAGGCAAAGTGATTGAAGTGTTGCCAAACTGATTCAGTGATTAtggttgtgctggttggttcaagaacagaaTGGCTGAAGGAAGGTAACTGTCTTGAATCTGCCAGTGTGGGACTTCAGACTTCTGCACCTGCTGCCCGATGGCATCGCCCAGATGATGGGGATCTTTGGGTGTCGCCTTCCTGAGGTGGCAGCACCTGTAGGTGCTCCTGATGGCggggaaaaggggggggggggtgtgaaggcTTGAGcccgtgatgtattgggcagagtccatAACTCTCAGGTGATTTGCTTGTGTCCATGTGTACGTTGACGTGTAAGTGTACGTTGATTGTTGACGATGTCTACTGTTCGTTCTCCCTGCAGGCTTGCCTTTGTTTGTGCAGCGTACCATTGCGAGGACCATAGTCCTTCAGGAAATAATTGGCAAAGGGCGCTTTGGGGAAGTGTGGCGTGGGAAATGGAGAGGTGGCGATGTGGCTGTCAAGATATTCTCCTCCCGGGAAGAGCGCTCCTGGTTCCGGGAAGCTGAGATCTACCAGACGGTCATGTTGCGTCACGAGAACATTCTGGGCTTCATTGCAGCAGACAATAAAGGTATGGTGGCTTATTTTCCCATTTACTTTGTGTTGGCCAATAGtttggtttgtgtgtgtgtgtgcgcacgcgcACGCTAATGACTAGGACTGTGCTCCCACAACACTCGGTTCAGATCCTTGTGTAATGCAGGGTCATAGACAAAATGGATTGAGTGGTGTAGAAAGAAGGCTGTGAGTTTCACTGGTGTGTGGGATGGTATTTCAGTTAAACAGTCTTATGTTTTCCCCATGGATTTTAAAATGGCAGAGTGTTTGCttctgtaacacttacccaacaggctggtatatgtctaggggaaaaagaaatccagccacacaccaaccccgcctcccgttcaCGCAgatgctgtgagaatcgagtttatgcctcgcgcccccgccggcagtatcaaactcacaacaaataccattatgaaatacactttaaagagtttactaaaattaaaagagtattaggcagtacaatatatatatatacaagaaaaaaaaacaaaaggcgccaacttatcaaagttcagtcagtttagtgcacatcggtggagctcatccagcgaaccattcgactcctaggtggtcgtcctcccgaaactcccacttcggactccccggtggtctcccgagcgcacgtcctccttcctcggcgtctccctccggactccccaagcccgcgcaacccctcccccaaggtcccagcctcacaaaacacaataacattctgcattgattaacaaatgaatacaattaccatatcagccattctaaagtgaaacaacggcaagagaaacttttaacagacaaagaagcattcctactcgtaacaaaccaaagaagccctttttagtaacatacacaggacattgtacacttcAATGGTTGTTCTTTGCCTTTCTCAATAGCCTTTAATGTAAATTATATCCTGAGATATCTCATTGCAGTATTCCCTAACACAACTTGACTCCAAGCAGTGTAGCTGTTAGGACAGGTAAGGGGCTTGTTGGTTTAAAGACTTGGTaatggggaaggaggaggaaagcACCGATATCGAGCCGGAAATCCAGAGTTGGAGACCCGGGCAGCTGTAGACATGACTCCCAATAGTAGACCAATCAGAAAAACTGCCGAGTTGTATCCGCGTTTGTGGCATGAGCACGTTCGGAAGCTGTAACTTTTAGTGCCTCCGTCAGTGTCTTTGATATAAATGGTAGAAAGTTGAGAGCCTGTTCCCTGTGGCACAGCACTCGCTCCATCTTGGAAGCGAGGCAACTGGTGTTCTCTCCATGCTGGTGTGTCGCTTTTTTATTTCTTGTTGTGCTGCTTTCAATTTAACCTTTTCCATCCCACAGATAATGGTACGTGGACACAGTTGTGGCTTGTGTCGGACTATCACGAGCATGGCTCTCTCTTTGATTATCTGAACAAGTATACGGTCACTGTGGAAGGGCTCATCAAGCTGGCACTCTCTGCGGTCAGCGGATTGGCTCACCTGCACATGGAAATCGTGGGCACTCAGGGTAAGGGCGTGGTGTGCTTTTTAACGATGATTCTACCTCTGTGAATCAGTTCCACAAGTCTGCGTACTTCAATCTGATACTGTTTTATTAGTGTTGAGCCAAAACTTTGGGATGGGTGTGACCGTGTGAATGTGCCATTAAGCTAAGGGTGCAGCAGAAACATTCCAGCCTGCTTCGGAGGAGAATATTCAGAACAATATTGTgatcccgtagaaaccaacacaaTTCTAATGGGATTGGACAAATTAGATATTGGAAGGATGTTCCTGGTGGTGGTGAGGGTGCAGGTGAAGAACAGGGTCAGGCCGCAGGGGAAGGAAAAGGGGTAAGTCAGTTTCAAATATTTATTCCCCTGGAGTGTGGTGAACCAGTGCAATTCTCCACCACAGAAATCAGTTGGATTGCAGAAACTATTATTCAGGAGTCAGTTTTATTTATAACATGTACATAAAaaggtacagtgaaatgcatcatttgcatcaaattaaaGCAGCAGGgattgcgctgggggcagcccgcaagttttGCCActcttctggcaccaacgtagcatgcccacaactcactaactctaacacgtatgtctttggaagatgggaggaaacccaagtggtcaaggggagaatgtataaactccttatagacagcgggggattaaaccctgatcttacagctggtggtACACTAACCGCTGTCTCTTGTTCTCGGGGGCTGGAAGGgttaagggatacagggagaatggtggaacaggggactgagagtggagacaggagagactgcagatgatggaatccaGACTGGAAAACAGACAACTGGAGGGAACATGGATTCAGGTGGGTTGGTTGAGAGACTGCATTAGGGCTGAGAGCGAAGAGGGGAGATAGGCAGTATATAGAGATGAGAGGGAGGAGCTGGTGGGCGACAAgtgaggagggaggtgatggggccggaggagggagggatggagttGGGAGACGGTGGGTAGTAGGTAAAGAGGGGTAAGAGATGGGTGTTGGGGGGGAGGGTGGCACGGTAGCTTAGTGGTTTGGAGCAGCCAGCTGTAAGGTTGTGGTTCATTTCCTGCCACACACTGTAAGAcgtttctatgttctccccgtggCTGCGTAGGGTTCCACCCGGGTCCTcttgtttcttcccacattccaaagatgtaaagtgcactttctctgaagctgctacaccttattctgcattgttattgttttatcttgttctattTCAATGCAgtttaatgatttgatctgtatgagcagtatGCAAAACCAGCTTATCACTGCACCTTGAtacataataaaccaattcagCTACATCAATACTTTTAAAGATACTGCTGTTGTCCATTATTGGCAGCCAAAGCTGTGAGCTCAGGAATTCCATTCCTTGATCTCCCAGTCTTTCTGAGATTTTTTCAAACCTTCCTATTTGACTTGAACCTAATATCACCTGCTGGTTCCTGGGTTTTCTTGTGTGGCTGTGTGTCAAATTTTATTGAATACTACTGTGAAGCACTCTGGGATCTTTTACTCATTTGAAAGGTGCTATAGAAATACTAATTCTTTGGTTGCCATGGTACCACTGGCTGTGGTTCTGGAATCAAAGCTGGAGAGGTGAACAGTGGCTGTGGCAATAGGCTTGTAACCAGCTTTTGCAACAGGATGGAAGTATTTTCTCTCGTGATCTGCGGTATACAGGCAGAAGGAACTTCACAGCAAAACTTGAGGGACGACTGTTTTGCACCTCCGCAACTAATTCGTGCTAAGACTAGAATCATGGGGCCCAACCATCATCATCAGTGACCTTCCTTCCATCGTGGGCTCAAAAGTGATGATTCCATCCTGTTCAGTTCCTTTCACAGCTCAGTAAATGAgcaatatgaggtgctgctcatCTGGATCTCGCTGTGAAAGGAACTGAACAGGATGGAGTCCTGCAAGATCCAGATGATGTTCAGGCACTGGCTGATATGTGGCTTGTAACATTGCACCTCTAACCAAACATCAAGTCACCTGACCTTTGCACTCAATGGTATTGTCATTGTTAAGCGCCTTTGTTCCATCTGCTACAAAAGATGGGCCTTCCCAGTGGCCActtattttaattctacttcctattctcattctgacgtgtcagtctgtggccttctctactgccacaatgtgGCCACTCtcgagttggaggagcaacacctcatattccgttgggtagcttccaacctaatggtatgaacatcgatttctctaactgctAGTAATTTCTTCCCGCCATCCATTTCTCTCTTTTGCAATTCTCCATTCTggtgcctctcttccttccctttctcccatggtccactctcctctcctgtcagattccttctccttcagtgctttatctcctcccagcttctcacttcattcctctccccccaccctacCTGTTTTCACCCATCaccagccagcttgtactccttccttcttattctggcttcttcccccttcctgtccagtcctgatgaagggtcttggcccaaaatggcaACTATTGATTttgctccatagacgctgcctgacctgagttcctccgcattttgtgtgttgctctggatttccagcatctgcagaatctcctgtgtttatggcATTGTTATAACAAGGTCACAACCATCAAGTACTCAGTTCAAGCCAGCCATCAACTACCCATTTACAGTAAACAACATCACGGAGTGCAAGAGAACTTCCTGGTACCTTTCATGGACAGAATTGGATACTGCCACATTCTGGCAAATGTTTTGTCATCGGCAGGGTGGCCAGTGGTAGACTGATGGAAACGCAGGGCCAATCCTTGGAGGAAGGCGGTAAGCTCAGAACAGATCACGTGGACCGAGCTCCAATGGATGCAAAATGCAAAGATGGACTCTTGAGGTTGGACTAGAAGTCCagaggtga is part of the Hemitrygon akajei chromosome 18, sHemAka1.3, whole genome shotgun sequence genome and encodes:
- the LOC140741219 gene encoding activin receptor type-1B-like isoform X2 — its product is MAKTYQLCVVFLLLNIRTGAGQKIDLDGWGPVELAAVIAGPVFLLCVVLMVAVFLCHYHHQRAYHDRNQLDMEEPSCDHMYISEGKSLKDLMFDMTTSGSGSGLPLFVQRTIARTIVLQEIIGKGRFGEVWRGKWRGGDVAVKIFSSREERSWFREAEIYQTVMLRHENILGFIAADNKDNGTWTQLWLVSDYHEHGSLFDYLNKYTVTVEGLIKLALSAVSGLAHLHMEIVGTQGKPGIAHRDLKSKNILVKKNGMCAIADLGLAVRHDSLTDTIDIAPNQRVGTKRYMAPEVLDETINMQHFDSFKCADIYALGLVYWEIARRCSAGGAHEDYQLPYFDLVPSDPSIEEMRKVVCEQNRRPSIPNIWHSGEALRVMSRIMRECWYANGAARLTALRIKKALSQLSIQEDVKM